In Sphaeramia orbicularis chromosome 10, fSphaOr1.1, whole genome shotgun sequence, the following proteins share a genomic window:
- the mcts1 gene encoding malignant T-cell-amplified sequence 1, whose protein sequence is MFKKFDEKENVSNCIQLKTSVIKGIKNQLLEQFPEIESWLNHIMPKKDPVKIVRCHEHIEILTVNGELLFFRQREGPFYPTLRLLHKYPFILPHQQVDKGAIKFVLSGANIMCPGLTSPGAKLYPAEADTVVAIMAEGKQHALCVGVMKMSADSIEKVNKGIGIENVHYLNDGLWHMKTYK, encoded by the exons ATGTTTAAAAA ATTTGATGAGAAGGAAAATGTGTCAAACTGTATCCAGCTGAAAACATCAGTGATCAAAGGAATCAAGAACCAGCTGTTGGAACAGTTTCCAGAAATTGAGTCATGGCTTAATCATATAATGCCAAAAAAAGATCCAGTCAAAATAGTGAGATG CCATGAACACATTGAAATTTTGACAGTGAACGGAGAACTTCTTTTCTTCAGACAGAGAGAAGGACCCTTCTACCCAACGCTCCGGCTGCTGCATAAAT ATCCTTTCATTCTTCCCCACCAGCAAGTAGATAAAGGGGCAATTAAATTTGTCTTGAGTGGAGCAAACATCATGTGTCCTGGACTGACGTCACCAGGTGCTAAGCTTTACCCAGCTGAAGCCGACACAGTAGTT GCCATAATGGCAGAGGGGAAACAACATGCACTTTGTGTTGGAGTTATGAAGATGTCTGCAGATAGCAT AGAAAAAGTCAACAAGGGAATTGGCATTGAGAACGTCCACTATCTGAATGATGGACTCTGGCACATGAAGACCTATAAATGA
- the c1galt1c1 gene encoding C1GALT1-specific chaperone 1, with amino-acid sequence MLTEGGSFMKGMAMGGVFCLVLSLLTSFSPIPESRKEDSHHHHHVKAASKDELKRLTDSQVQEWSNQVRVYCIIMVQPKILVYWATAADTWSKHCDKAVFYTSESSKALEAVDLNEKDDWARLRKALKHAYDNAGDLQWFFVAQPTTFAIIENLKHLVLTKDPSEPFYLGHAMKSGELEYVSYDSGIVLSYEALKRLVNVFQDQDKCPERGRTLWKLSEDKQLAVCLKYTGVFAENGEDAHGKGLFNSKSIESLISESMKDNPSNVVEGCCSDMAVTFNGMSPNQMQVMMFGVYRLRPYGHDFRDLLEFYPPEGSDND; translated from the coding sequence ATGTTAACTGAAGGAGGCTCCTTCATGAAAGGGATGGCGATGGGTGGGGTCTTCTGCTTGGTGCTGTCACTCCTCACTAGTTTCAGCCCCATCCCCGAGTCCAGAAAAGAGGACAGCCATCATCACCATCACGTCAAAGCTGCTAGTAAAGACGAGCTAAAACGCCTCACTGACAGTCAAGTGCAAGAGTGGAGCAATCAAGTCAGAGTGTATTGCATTATCATGGTCCAACCAAAGATCCTGGTTTACTGGGCTACTGCTGCGGACACGTGGAGCAAACACTGTGACAAGGCTGTATTTTACACCTCAGAGTCATCGAAGGCCCTGGAGGCCGTAGACCTGAATGAAAAAGATGACTGGGCCAGGTTACGGAAAGCTCTGAAGCACGCTTACGATAATGCTGGGGACCTGCAATGGTTTTTTGTGGCACAACCCACCACATTTGCCATCATTGAGAACCTAAAGCATCTGGTGCTCACAAAGGATCCGAGTGAGCCCTTCTATCTAGGCCACGCAATGAAGTCAGGGGAGCTAGAGTACGTATCGTATGACAGTGGGATCGTTCTGAGCTACGAAGCCCTGAAAAGGCTGGTGAATGTGTTTCAGGATCAGGACAAATGTCCAGAGAGAGGACGTACACTATGGAAGCTGAGCGAGGACAAGCAGCTGGCTGTGTGTCTTAAATATACAGGTGTGTTTGCAGAGAATGGGGAAGACGCACACGGGAAAGGCCTGTTTAACAGCAAGAGCATCGAAAGCCTGATATCGGAGAGCATGAAAGACAACCCCTCCAACGTCGTGGAGGGCTGCTGCTCAGATATGGCGGTCACATTCAACGGGATGTCACCGAATCAAATGCAGGTTATGATGTTTGGAGTTTACAGACTTCGTCCTTATGGACACGATTTCCGCGACTTGCTGGAGTTTTACCCTCCTGAAGGTTCAGACAATGACTAA